Proteins encoded together in one Electrophorus electricus isolate fEleEle1 chromosome 9, fEleEle1.pri, whole genome shotgun sequence window:
- the LOC113569060 gene encoding NACHT, LRR and PYD domains-containing protein 1a-like produces the protein MDKNFLASQLESDLGKVSTTVLSSSKGVMFVDKYRVELIQRVRLVDPIADDLKPLIGDEKYANIRSSRTSQDQMRVLYSFLSGGATIKEKFYESLLKNELYLVEDLAGDSVPH, from the exons ATGGACAAAAACTTCCTTGCATCGCAGCTTGAGAGTGATCTTGGGAAAGTGAGTACAACAG TACTATCAAGCTCCAAGGGAGTGATGTTTGTGGACAAGTACAGAGTAGAGCTCATTCAGAGAGTAAGGCTGGTGGACCCCATCGCAGATGATCTGAAACCACTGATTGGGGATGAGAAGTACGCAAACATTAGAAGTTCTCGAACATCTCAAGACCAGATGAGGGTACTCTACTCTTTCCTGTCTGGAGGAGCAACAATAAAGGAGAAGTTCTACGAGAGTTTACTGAAAAATGAGCTGTACCTGGTAGAAGACTTGGCTGG TGACTCGGTGCCTCATTGA
- the LOC118242005 gene encoding apoptosis-associated speck-like protein containing a CARD isoform X2, translating to MDKNFPASQLESDLGKVSTTVLSSSKGVTFVDKYRVELIQRVRLVDPIADDLKPLIGDEKYANIRSSRTSQDKMRVLYSFLSGGATIKEKFYESLLKNELYLVKDLAGDSVPH from the exons ATGGACAAAAACTTCCCTGCATCGCAGCTTGAGAGTGATCTTGGGAAAGTGAGTACAACAG TACTATCAAGCTCCAAGGGAGTGACATTTGTGGACAAGTACAGAGTAGAGCTCATTCAGAGAGTAAGGCTGGTGGACCCCATCGCAGATGATCTGAAACCATTGATTGGGGATGAGAAGTACGCAAACATTAGAAGTTCTCGAACATCTCAAGACAAGATGAGGGTACTCTACTCTTTCCTGTCTGGAGGAGCAACAATAAAGGAGAAGTTCTACGAGAGTCTACTGAAAAATGAGCTGTACCTGGTAAAAGACTTGGCTGG TGACTCTGTGCCTCATTGA